In Clostridium swellfunianum, a genomic segment contains:
- a CDS encoding aminopeptidase P family protein has product MNKEFFTRNRANLLKRIKDNSILVLFSGEAPQKSADEDYSFTPNRNFYYLTGVNREKTILMITKIDDKVSQTLFIEKADPVVEKWVGKRMTVEEAKEASGIDNIKLLDGFESVLGRYILSYDVKRLYLDLESRGWDSVPTRANLFARTVFEKYPQIKIKNIYHDICNLRVIKGEEEIVEIKKAIEITYEGIKSLMNNARPGMLEYQIEANFDYVLKCSGVTDYAFKTIAASGVNGTVLHYSKNNANTQDGDLILFDLGAQWKYYNADISRTFPVNGKFTERQKEIYNIVLKAMEDTMAVIKPGVPFSKLNEATKLSLAESLKKIGLINEDSELSKYYYHGVSHYLGLDTHDVGDGNTELKSGMVLTVEPGLYIEEEKIGIRIEDDVLVTESGYENLSKDIIKTVEDIEQFMNR; this is encoded by the coding sequence AAAGAATTTTTTACAAGAAATAGAGCAAATCTATTAAAAAGAATAAAAGATAATTCTATACTAGTACTGTTTTCAGGAGAAGCACCTCAAAAGTCTGCGGATGAAGATTATAGTTTTACACCTAATAGAAATTTTTATTACTTAACAGGTGTAAATAGAGAAAAGACAATATTAATGATAACAAAGATAGACGATAAAGTTAGTCAGACGCTATTTATAGAAAAAGCGGATCCAGTTGTAGAAAAATGGGTAGGAAAAAGAATGACAGTTGAAGAAGCTAAAGAAGCCTCAGGAATAGATAATATTAAGTTATTGGATGGCTTTGAAAGCGTCTTAGGTAGATACATACTTTCATATGATGTAAAGAGACTATATCTTGATCTTGAAAGTAGGGGATGGGACTCAGTACCCACAAGAGCTAATTTATTTGCGAGGACAGTTTTTGAAAAATACCCGCAGATTAAGATTAAGAATATATATCATGATATTTGCAATTTAAGAGTTATAAAAGGCGAAGAAGAAATTGTTGAAATAAAAAAAGCTATAGAAATAACTTACGAAGGTATTAAGAGCCTCATGAATAATGCAAGACCAGGCATGCTTGAATACCAAATTGAGGCTAACTTTGATTATGTTTTAAAGTGTAGCGGAGTAACTGATTATGCATTTAAAACCATTGCTGCATCAGGAGTTAACGGCACAGTACTTCACTATTCAAAAAACAACGCCAATACACAAGATGGTGATTTGATTTTATTTGATTTAGGAGCGCAGTGGAAGTACTATAATGCAGATATTAGCAGAACTTTCCCTGTTAATGGAAAATTTACTGAAAGACAAAAGGAAATTTATAATATTGTTCTAAAAGCAATGGAAGATACTATGGCAGTTATAAAACCAGGAGTTCCATTTTCAAAGCTTAACGAGGCTACAAAACTATCTCTTGCAGAGAGCCTAAAGAAAATAGGACTTATTAATGAAGACTCAGAGCTCTCGAAATACTATTATCATGGAGTGAGTCACTATTTAGGTCTTGATACTCATGATGTTGGAGATGGAAATACAGAGCTTAAGTCTGGAATGGTATTAACTGTGGAACCTGGACTTTACATTGAAGAAGAGAAGATAGGAATCAGGATTGAGGATGATGTTCTTGTAACTGAGAGTGGTTATGAGAACCTGTCTAAAGATATAATTAAAACTGTAGAAGATATTGAACAGTTTATGAATAGATAA
- a CDS encoding polysaccharide deacetylase family protein, with protein MLNRTTSTVLFVIVAIIFISGCSSQKKQQENLLSEKAISEAKSISTPEEQDNNDEISEAILRNKSMKYTELALKFKEKSADEVINDNKKIAYLTFDDTMSENTARILDTLAKYNIKATFFPNLELDGKNSEFEKRMLKRMADEGHEIGNHTASHKYSYIYSSIDKYMEDTEKLNDFIYEAAGMRPKLIRFPGGSNNQVSWAYGGRLFMKKLISTVREQGYQYFDWNVSSADAAADTVPKETIVKNVLQGAKGKNKAIILMHGSRLKTTSTEALPQVIEGLKVMGYEFDALSKDAFTVQFIK; from the coding sequence ATGCTTAACAGAACTACTTCTACAGTGCTTTTTGTTATAGTGGCTATTATTTTTATTTCAGGATGCAGCTCACAAAAAAAGCAACAGGAAAACCTGCTTTCAGAAAAGGCTATTTCTGAGGCCAAATCAATCAGCACACCAGAGGAGCAAGATAATAATGATGAAATCTCAGAGGCGATATTAAGAAATAAAAGCATGAAATATACTGAACTAGCTCTCAAGTTTAAGGAAAAAAGTGCCGATGAAGTTATCAATGATAATAAGAAAATAGCATACTTAACTTTCGATGATACCATGTCAGAAAATACAGCTAGAATTCTGGATACTTTAGCGAAATATAACATAAAGGCAACTTTTTTTCCTAACTTGGAGCTTGATGGGAAAAACTCTGAATTTGAAAAACGAATGCTTAAAAGAATGGCTGATGAAGGACATGAAATAGGAAACCATACTGCTTCGCATAAATATTCATATATTTATTCTTCAATTGACAAGTATATGGAGGACACAGAAAAGTTAAATGATTTTATATATGAAGCAGCAGGAATGAGACCAAAGCTTATCCGTTTTCCTGGAGGCTCAAATAACCAAGTAAGTTGGGCATATGGTGGAAGGCTTTTCATGAAAAAGCTTATATCTACAGTTAGAGAACAAGGCTACCAATATTTTGATTGGAACGTGTCTTCAGCGGATGCGGCAGCAGATACTGTTCCTAAGGAAACAATAGTGAAAAATGTTTTACAGGGGGCAAAAGGAAAGAATAAAGCTATTATTCTTATGCACGGCAGCAGATTGAAAACTACTTCAACTGAGGCACTTCCTCAAGTTATTGAGGGGTTAAAAGTGATGGGGTATGAATTTGATGCACTTTCCAAGGATGCATTTACAGTTCAGTTCATAAAATAA
- a CDS encoding RelA/SpoT domain-containing protein: protein MKISRKDFLMKYHLTENEVESMGINWETLNAIYSDYNIYKNIYETQADFIASTLRTHGKIHSVKSRVKESEHLIEKIIRKTPDRKKKYGEDFKFSAENYKEQITDLIGIRAIHIFKEDWEEIHKFITSMWKVVEITANVREGDDTKRFEELNIQIHSRKSGYRSVHYLIESFPTNHKVIAEIQVRTIFEEGYGEIDHQLRYSHGEIPEVLRLNLLLLNRIVGSSDEMASLINMLNRNWTEMEQKYENIIDNKNKEIAELKNMILASMNIEAEDKGEILKSLDRIIMKDDLVNLTENLGKPYIK from the coding sequence ATGAAAATCTCAAGGAAAGACTTTTTAATGAAATATCATCTTACTGAAAATGAAGTTGAAAGCATGGGAATAAACTGGGAAACTCTTAATGCTATCTATTCAGATTATAATATATATAAAAATATTTATGAAACTCAGGCTGACTTTATAGCAAGTACCCTAAGAACTCATGGGAAAATACATTCTGTAAAATCTAGAGTTAAGGAATCAGAACATTTAATAGAGAAGATAATTAGAAAGACTCCAGATAGGAAGAAAAAATATGGTGAAGATTTTAAGTTTTCTGCTGAAAATTATAAGGAACAAATTACAGATTTAATAGGAATTAGAGCCATACATATTTTTAAAGAGGATTGGGAAGAAATACATAAATTTATAACGAGCATGTGGAAAGTTGTTGAGATTACTGCAAATGTTAGAGAAGGTGATGACACCAAACGTTTTGAGGAACTTAATATTCAAATTCATTCAAGAAAATCCGGATATCGTTCAGTTCATTACTTGATTGAATCCTTCCCAACAAATCACAAGGTTATTGCTGAAATACAAGTGAGAACAATTTTTGAAGAAGGGTATGGTGAGATAGATCACCAGTTGAGATATTCACACGGAGAAATTCCAGAGGTCTTAAGGCTTAATCTGCTACTCCTAAATCGTATAGTAGGTAGTTCTGATGAAATGGCGTCTTTAATAAATATGCTCAACAGAAATTGGACTGAAATGGAACAAAAGTATGAAAATATTATCGATAATAAAAATAAAGAGATAGCTGAACTAAAAAATATGATACTAGCATCCATGAACATTGAAGCTGAAGATAAAGGTGAAATATTGAAGAGCTTAGACAGAATAATAATGAAAGATGACTTGGTTAATTTAACTGAAAATCTAGGTAAACCTTATATAAAATAA
- a CDS encoding HAD-IA family hydrolase: MFKNIIWDFDGTLFNTYPAMVYAFKRALEDREIKESEENILEHMKVSFYTAAKHFTELYKLDSRFVEEYRVYEKNSDLGKIIPFAYAKEVCRELINKGGRNFILTHREEDTALKILDFHDMTELFTEVVTIDKGFKRKPDIEGFIYLINKYDMNKAETLVVGDRDIEIIGAKSSGAKSCLYNTNKAYISLEADYIVTSLKDLEKIIF, encoded by the coding sequence ATGTTTAAGAATATAATTTGGGACTTTGACGGCACGCTATTTAATACTTATCCTGCAATGGTGTACGCTTTCAAGAGAGCTCTTGAAGATAGAGAGATAAAGGAAAGTGAAGAAAATATTTTAGAACATATGAAAGTTTCCTTCTATACGGCAGCTAAACACTTTACTGAACTTTATAAGCTTGATAGCAGGTTCGTGGAAGAATATAGAGTATATGAAAAAAATTCAGACTTGGGTAAAATAATACCATTTGCTTATGCTAAGGAAGTTTGCAGAGAACTTATAAATAAAGGTGGCAGGAACTTTATTTTGACTCATAGAGAAGAGGATACTGCACTTAAAATTTTAGATTTTCATGACATGACAGAACTTTTTACTGAAGTAGTAACCATAGACAAAGGGTTCAAAAGAAAACCTGATATTGAAGGCTTCATATATTTAATTAATAAATATGACATGAATAAGGCTGAAACTTTAGTTGTTGGTGATAGGGACATCGAGATAATAGGGGCTAAAAGTTCTGGAGCTAAATCCTGCTTGTATAATACCAATAAGGCATACATTTCTTTAGAAGCAGATTATATAGTTACTTCTTTAAAGGACTTAGAGAAAATAATATTTTAG
- a CDS encoding dicarboxylate/amino acid:cation symporter — translation MNLLKSYKSSLILLSSVIIGGLVGAIVGPKASIVEPLGDLFLNLMFMIIVPLVFFSVTSAIGNMVSMKRLGKILAAIFIVFTSTALLTAVISFIGALIMNPTNGIDTSAIKALMSKAAEGTQSTEKVGFLKQLVNTFTVSDFISLFSRKNMLQLIVFSVGLGSAIAMVKEKAQPLAKFLDAGASVMMKLVDIIMYYAPIGLGCYFASVVGQLGPQILQGYLKSFLLYLILTVVVYLGLFTLYAFIAGGKKGIKIFWENAITPSITALATCSSAACIPVNLEYVKKMGVTKDIAETVIPLGANTHKDGSVIGGVLKVTFLFGLFGYSMTDLKSALSIIFTAFLVGAVMGAIPGGGMIGEMLIISVYGFPPEVLPIIAVISTIIDAPATLLNSTGNTVCSMLVTRMVEGRLKFAKILASEAGLSEPA, via the coding sequence ATGAATTTATTAAAATCTTACAAATCTTCTTTAATACTTCTCAGTTCTGTAATTATAGGAGGCTTAGTCGGCGCAATTGTTGGTCCTAAAGCATCTATAGTTGAGCCGCTTGGTGATTTATTTCTAAACTTGATGTTTATGATTATTGTTCCACTAGTGTTTTTCAGTGTTACTTCAGCAATTGGCAACATGGTTAGCATGAAAAGGCTTGGCAAAATACTCGCTGCAATATTTATAGTGTTCACAAGCACAGCCCTTTTAACTGCTGTTATAAGTTTTATTGGAGCCTTAATTATGAATCCTACAAATGGAATTGATACTTCAGCTATTAAAGCCCTAATGTCCAAAGCTGCTGAAGGTACTCAAAGCACAGAGAAAGTTGGTTTTTTAAAGCAGCTTGTTAATACCTTTACAGTATCGGATTTTATAAGCTTATTTTCAAGAAAAAATATGCTTCAGCTTATAGTATTTTCTGTAGGCCTTGGTTCGGCAATTGCCATGGTTAAGGAAAAGGCACAGCCTCTTGCAAAATTTCTGGATGCTGGAGCCAGTGTAATGATGAAGCTTGTTGATATAATAATGTACTATGCTCCAATAGGTCTTGGCTGCTATTTTGCTTCTGTAGTAGGACAACTTGGCCCACAAATCCTTCAAGGCTATCTAAAATCCTTTTTACTATATTTAATATTAACCGTTGTGGTATATTTGGGACTATTTACTCTTTATGCTTTCATTGCTGGCGGAAAAAAAGGAATAAAGATTTTCTGGGAAAATGCCATAACTCCATCTATAACAGCCTTAGCAACCTGCTCAAGTGCAGCCTGCATACCTGTTAACCTTGAGTACGTAAAAAAAATGGGCGTAACAAAAGATATTGCAGAAACTGTAATTCCACTTGGCGCAAATACTCATAAAGATGGCTCAGTAATAGGTGGTGTATTGAAAGTAACCTTCTTATTTGGTTTATTTGGCTATAGTATGACGGACTTAAAATCAGCATTATCTATAATTTTTACTGCCTTTCTAGTAGGTGCAGTAATGGGCGCAATCCCGGGAGGAGGAATGATTGGTGAAATGCTTATAATAAGTGTTTATGGCTTCCCTCCAGAAGTCCTTCCTATAATAGCAGTAATAAGTACAATCATAGATGCTCCTGCTACTCTATTAAATTCTACAGGAAATACGGTATGTTCTATGCTGGTAACTAGAATGGTTGAAGGAAGATTAAAATTCGCTAAAATTTTAGCTTCCGAAGCCGGATTAAGCGAGCCCGCTTAA
- a CDS encoding UDP-N-acetylmuramoyl-L-alanyl-D-glutamate--2,6-diaminopimelate ligase codes for MKLNELLKGLTYEIIQGSDNIEINNIGWDSRKVLSNSLFICVRNRNVDRHSYASAAIQNGAVALVIEHDIEEVPAKVTIIKVEDSKKAMASIANIYFGEPSKKFNLIGITGTNGKTSVTYFVYKVLENAGRLTGIIGTIENKVGDKELKTEKLNPTTPDSIELQASFKEISEAGGSDVVMEVTSSALDKGRVYECDFNIGAFTNLTQDHLEEHGTMENYKNAKLKLFKKCKKTLTNIDDPVSKEIIETASGEVFTYGIERAADFKAFDIVYGLNFIEFSLSFKSQIKNVKFNVPGKFSVYNALATIGICYLSGLELEEIIEGLKNITGVPGRIEKIANDKEILTIVDYAHSPDSLENIIKSMKDIARGKVITVFGCGGNRDTSKRPIMGDIAGKLSDFVVITSDNPRNENPAAIIDEIEQGILKTNCDYIKSENREEAIYTALGKANSGDVVIIAGKGHETYQILGDNIIHFDDREVARKYFSR; via the coding sequence ATGAAATTAAACGAACTACTAAAAGGCTTAACCTACGAGATTATTCAAGGAAGCGATAATATTGAAATCAATAATATAGGCTGGGATTCAAGAAAAGTATTATCCAACTCTCTTTTTATTTGTGTGAGAAATAGAAATGTTGATAGGCACTCTTATGCCTCCGCTGCTATTCAAAATGGTGCAGTTGCTTTGGTTATTGAGCATGATATAGAAGAGGTACCAGCAAAAGTTACAATTATTAAAGTGGAGGACTCGAAAAAAGCTATGGCAAGCATAGCAAATATATATTTTGGAGAGCCTTCTAAAAAATTTAATCTAATTGGAATAACAGGAACTAACGGTAAAACTTCGGTAACCTATTTTGTTTATAAGGTCTTAGAGAACGCAGGAAGATTGACAGGAATTATTGGTACTATTGAAAATAAAGTAGGAGACAAGGAGCTTAAAACAGAAAAGCTTAATCCTACTACTCCAGACTCAATTGAGCTTCAAGCGTCCTTTAAGGAGATATCTGAGGCCGGAGGCTCTGATGTAGTTATGGAGGTTACCTCCTCAGCTCTTGATAAAGGAAGAGTTTATGAATGTGATTTTAACATTGGCGCCTTTACAAATTTGACACAGGATCACCTTGAAGAGCATGGAACCATGGAAAACTATAAGAATGCAAAGCTTAAGCTTTTTAAAAAGTGCAAAAAAACTCTAACTAATATTGATGATCCAGTTTCAAAAGAAATAATAGAGACAGCCTCTGGAGAAGTTTTCACCTATGGTATAGAACGCGCTGCAGATTTTAAAGCCTTTGATATAGTTTACGGTCTAAATTTTATAGAGTTTTCCTTAAGCTTTAAAAGCCAGATTAAAAATGTAAAATTTAATGTTCCGGGAAAATTCAGCGTTTATAATGCTTTAGCAACCATAGGTATATGCTATTTGTCAGGATTAGAACTGGAGGAAATAATTGAAGGATTAAAGAATATTACTGGGGTGCCCGGAAGAATAGAAAAAATAGCAAATGATAAAGAAATTTTGACTATTGTAGACTATGCCCACTCTCCTGACAGCCTCGAGAATATAATAAAATCCATGAAGGATATAGCAAGAGGAAAAGTAATTACTGTATTTGGCTGCGGCGGTAATAGAGATACCTCTAAACGCCCTATAATGGGAGACATAGCAGGAAAGCTTTCTGATTTTGTAGTTATAACTTCTGATAATCCGAGAAATGAAAACCCTGCAGCAATTATTGATGAAATAGAGCAAGGAATTCTAAAGACCAATTGTGACTATATAAAGTCCGAAAATAGGGAGGAAGCTATATATACTGCCTTAGGCAAGGCAAATTCCGGTGATGTGGTGATTATTGCAGGAAAAGGTCATGAAACTTATCAGATTCTTGGAGATAACATTATACATTTCGATGATAGAGAAGTTGCTAGAAAATACTTTAGCAGATAA
- a CDS encoding AraC family transcriptional regulator yields MEDNALIKIKRGYLNEDFRFFHLKDKKAEEHAFHYHDFNKIVIFISGNVTYAIEGKYYKLRPWDILFISSKEVHKPIIDSSEYYERIIIWVDSSFLEHQSTDESDLRSCFYLEVKEKSNLFRLTAENLNIVKETLYSLEKAIRDNEFGSKVLQNAYFIQLIVYLNRFMLKTKLNREEKDVQYDERIVNILAYVNENLSGDLSVEWIASKFYINRYYLMHNFKSETGYTLHNYILQKRLAKAAELIKKGVQASSVSEQCGFKDYSGFVRAFKKNFGLSPREYYKAIKDLQQHYGKKDIVEYPFRE; encoded by the coding sequence TTGGAAGATAATGCTTTGATTAAGATTAAAAGAGGTTATCTAAATGAAGATTTTAGATTCTTTCACTTAAAAGATAAGAAAGCTGAAGAGCATGCTTTTCACTATCATGATTTTAACAAGATAGTAATTTTTATTTCAGGGAATGTAACCTACGCAATTGAAGGCAAGTATTATAAGCTTAGGCCTTGGGATATTCTTTTTATTAGCAGCAAAGAGGTACATAAGCCTATTATAGATTCAAGTGAGTACTATGAAAGAATTATAATTTGGGTGGATTCTAGCTTTCTAGAACATCAGAGCACTGATGAAAGTGACTTGCGTTCCTGCTTTTATTTAGAAGTTAAAGAGAAATCCAATTTGTTTCGTTTAACTGCTGAAAATTTAAATATAGTTAAAGAAACTTTATATTCTCTGGAAAAAGCAATAAGAGACAATGAGTTTGGAAGTAAGGTGCTTCAAAATGCATACTTTATTCAGTTGATAGTCTATCTTAATAGGTTCATGCTTAAAACTAAATTAAATAGAGAAGAAAAGGATGTTCAGTACGACGAAAGAATAGTTAACATACTAGCATATGTTAACGAGAATTTAAGTGGAGATTTATCTGTTGAGTGGATTGCCTCAAAATTTTATATAAATAGATACTACTTAATGCACAACTTTAAAAGCGAAACGGGCTATACTCTACATAATTATATACTTCAAAAGAGACTTGCCAAGGCAGCAGAACTTATAAAAAAAGGCGTTCAAGCATCAAGTGTTTCAGAACAGTGTGGATTTAAGGATTATTCAGGTTTTGTAAGAGCTTTTAAGAAAAACTTTGGATTGTCACCTAGGGAATATTATAAGGCTATTAAAGATTTGCAGCAGCACTATGGAAAAAAGGACATTGTAGAATATCCTTTCAGAGAATAA
- a CDS encoding lysophospholipid acyltransferase family protein, translating into MIRTMIWFIWFWVSLIFTIPFLLWVKILEKQGKEQERIKIVHKVTSLWARLVINLSGAKVTVEGAENLPEGPVVFIGNHQGNFDIPILISFIDKPKAFIAKIETSRLPFVASWMRQMRCVFMDRKDIRQSITAINQGAEYLKQGYSMVIFPEGTRSGSKEMGEFKAGSFKLATKGNVPIVPVAINGSYNIMGKKSLIIKPADVKVTILKPIETSNLSKEEVKGLHDKVCEQIGAVINKK; encoded by the coding sequence ATGATTCGAACAATGATATGGTTTATATGGTTTTGGGTGTCGTTAATTTTCACCATACCTTTCCTTTTATGGGTAAAGATATTGGAAAAGCAAGGTAAGGAACAAGAAAGAATTAAAATTGTACATAAGGTAACAAGTCTTTGGGCAAGGTTAGTTATAAATTTAAGTGGAGCAAAGGTTACTGTAGAAGGTGCAGAAAATTTGCCTGAGGGACCTGTTGTTTTTATAGGTAATCATCAAGGGAATTTTGATATACCGATTCTTATATCCTTTATTGACAAGCCTAAAGCTTTCATAGCCAAAATAGAAACCTCAAGGCTTCCGTTTGTAGCATCCTGGATGCGACAGATGAGGTGCGTTTTTATGGATAGAAAAGATATTAGGCAGTCTATAACCGCAATAAATCAAGGTGCAGAGTATTTAAAGCAAGGCTATTCAATGGTTATTTTTCCTGAGGGTACTAGAAGTGGCAGCAAAGAAATGGGGGAATTCAAGGCTGGCAGCTTTAAGCTTGCTACAAAAGGTAATGTACCTATTGTTCCTGTTGCTATAAATGGATCTTACAATATCATGGGAAAGAAAAGCTTGATAATTAAGCCTGCAGATGTGAAGGTGACAATATTGAAACCTATAGAAACGAGCAATCTGTCAAAGGAAGAGGTTAAGGGTTTGCACGATAAAGTTTGCGAGCAAATCGGGGCTGTGATAAATAAAAAATAA
- a CDS encoding MerR family transcriptional regulator — MLIKDICEQCKVTKKAVEYYEQQGLISPRIMENAYRSYSEEDVNKLKEISVLRKLNISVTDIKKIIESTNKEAAIDKYKYKMELELERSRVRMQCLEQLGKGYDIRKAEEYIDKKIHKQFTIKEKLLYAFPGSYGMYLCVHFGRFLDETADTEEKQEAYNKIVAYLDSIKKIEFPGELEKYLVDNLVITKQADMEKINSSLVDVVNNMDSYLEENKEVIDKYLSFRNSEEFKNSAAYKLQQLLLQFQKSNGYYETFIANLKILSDSYREYCKRLESANKIFMEKYPKAKDMYR, encoded by the coding sequence ATGCTTATTAAGGATATATGCGAACAATGCAAGGTAACTAAAAAAGCAGTTGAATACTATGAGCAGCAAGGTTTAATTTCTCCAAGAATTATGGAAAATGCTTATAGGTCTTATAGTGAAGAGGATGTTAATAAGCTAAAAGAGATATCAGTATTAAGAAAACTAAATATTAGTGTTACTGATATTAAAAAAATTATAGAAAGTACCAATAAAGAAGCTGCCATAGATAAATATAAGTATAAAATGGAACTTGAACTTGAAAGATCTAGGGTAAGAATGCAGTGTCTAGAACAATTAGGTAAGGGCTACGATATTAGAAAAGCAGAAGAATATATAGATAAAAAAATACATAAGCAGTTCACTATAAAAGAAAAGCTGCTTTATGCCTTTCCAGGAAGTTATGGAATGTATTTATGCGTGCATTTTGGACGTTTTCTTGATGAAACGGCAGATACGGAAGAAAAGCAGGAGGCATATAATAAGATTGTAGCTTACTTAGATAGTATTAAAAAAATAGAATTTCCAGGCGAATTAGAAAAGTATCTTGTTGATAATTTGGTAATTACAAAGCAAGCCGATATGGAGAAAATTAATTCTTCATTAGTAGATGTGGTAAACAATATGGATTCATACTTGGAAGAAAATAAAGAGGTTATCGACAAGTATTTAAGTTTTAGAAATTCTGAGGAGTTTAAAAATTCTGCAGCTTATAAGCTGCAGCAGTTATTGCTGCAATTTCAAAAAAGCAATGGATACTATGAGACTTTTATTGCAAACCTGAAGATACTAAGCGACTCTTATAGAGAGTATTGCAAAAGGCTTGAGTCTGCAAATAAAATATTTATGGAAAAGTATCCTAAAGCAAAGGATATGTATAGATAA
- a CDS encoding AAA family ATPase, whose product MLKGYQFLRSIELNKNSIRSFNTYPFCLPAVKTLSNLELHPKVTFIVGENGTGKSTILEAIAASYGFNPEGGTINFNFSSKATHSELYNYIKLIRGVVRPKDGFFLRAESFYNVATNVDELNKEDMNRGGRQLYSSYGGISLHNQSHGESFFSLIMNRFGSDGLYILDEPEAALSPARQMAMVSRIHYLVQKRCQFIIATHSPIIMSYPDSTIYEIKDYIRKVNYKDTENYQVMKTFVNNTDKMLDILMNTELD is encoded by the coding sequence ATGCTTAAAGGATATCAATTTTTACGAAGTATTGAACTCAACAAAAATAGCATAAGAAGCTTTAATACATATCCATTCTGTTTACCAGCAGTTAAAACCCTTTCAAACTTAGAGCTTCATCCTAAAGTAACCTTTATAGTAGGTGAAAATGGAACAGGTAAGTCTACAATTTTAGAAGCAATAGCAGCTTCCTACGGTTTTAATCCTGAGGGTGGGACTATAAACTTTAATTTTTCTTCTAAGGCTACACATTCAGAGCTTTATAACTATATAAAGCTTATAAGAGGAGTTGTAAGACCTAAGGACGGGTTTTTCTTAAGAGCAGAAAGCTTTTATAACGTTGCTACTAATGTAGATGAACTTAATAAAGAAGATATGAACAGAGGAGGACGGCAGCTTTATTCATCCTATGGAGGCATATCGCTTCATAATCAGTCCCATGGAGAGTCTTTCTTTTCATTAATTATGAATAGATTTGGCTCTGATGGCTTATATATCTTAGATGAACCTGAAGCAGCACTTTCCCCGGCAAGGCAGATGGCAATGGTTTCTAGAATTCATTACCTAGTTCAGAAGAGATGTCAGTTTATTATAGCTACACATTCTCCAATTATAATGTCATATCCTGATTCTACTATTTACGAGATAAAGGATTATATTAGAAAAGTAAACTATAAAGACACAGAGAATTATCAGGTGATGAAGACCTTTGTTAACAATACGGATAAGATGCTTGATATTCTTATGAATACAGAATTGGACTAA